In the Chrysiogenia bacterium genome, GCGTCTCGGCGGCATGAATGCTGCCCTGGTTCGAAGACGTGTAGGCGGCCCAATCTTGCCGAACACGCCTTTCCGCCTCGTCGATATTGCGGATCCCCTCGCTCCAGCTCATACTCCCGTCCCGAACCTTGTGCGCCGTGTCCACGATGTTCACCGCGTACGTATCGGCCACGGATTTCAGCTCCCGCAGGGGCACCACGCGGTCGGTGTAGACCCGTTCCAGGCCCTCATCGGAGTGGTGCATTCCCGTCAGCCCCAGGTTGCCCACCAGCGCTATGATCACCGACATGGCGATCACCAGGCCGATCAGCCTCGTTCCAATTTTCAGATTCGCAAACATTTTCCCCAAACCTTTCTCCTCGTGAACGGTTCACGAGGACGAGCTCATGCAGTCAAATTTTCTTCGGTGTCGGATTCATCACCGGCCTCACCATCCTCGCGCCCCAGGTATCCGCGCTCCGCAAGGAGCTGGAACAAGGCGGGCACGTCGATGATCAGGGCCACCTTCCCATCCCACAAAATCGAGGAGCCCGAAATGCCGGGCACCCGTTCGAACATTTTTCCCAGGGGCTTGATGATCGTCTGCCCCTCACCCAGAACTTCGTCGACGACAAGCGCCGCGCGGTGATTCTCATATCGGACCAGCAGAATCTGCTGGCGCCTGGCCTTTGCGCCTCCGGTGTGGAAGACGTTTCGCAGCGGGGCGAAGGCCACCGGCTCACCACGCAAATTGAGCACGCCGGTGCGCTCGGCACTCTCACGCTGCTCCTCTGTCAGGTCGATGCACTCGGAGATCGCGTGAATCGGGATGATGAAAATCTCCCCGCCGGCGCTCACCATGAAGCCTTCGATGATGGCCAGGGTCAGTGGCAGGCGGATGCGAATGGTCACGCCCTTGCCGGGGTGGTTCTCGATGTGAACTTCACCACGAATCTGCTCGATCTTCTTGCGAACGATGTCCATTCCGACGCCGCGGCCCGAGATGTTCGTGATCTTCTCGGCCGTGCTGAGCCCGCTCTCAAAGATCAGGGCGTCGATCTGCTCGTTGCTGAGTTTGATGCTCTCATCGAGCAGGCCCGTATCAATCGCCTTCCGACGAAGTTTTTCGCGATCGATGCCGCGCCCATCATCCTCGATGGTCAGGTAGATGCTTCCCTCCCGCTGCTCGGCGCGGATGGAGATGCGGGCCTCCACGTCCTTGCCGGCGCTCACGCGATCGGCCGGCGATTCGATGCCGTGGTCAACGGCATTCCGAATGATGTGAGTCAGCGGCTCGCGCATTCGCTCGACAATCGACTTGTCGAGTTCCACTTCACTGCCCGAGAGCGAGAGCTCGATGCGCTTGCCCATTCCGGCCGACATTTCCCGCACCAGACGGATGAAGGGGCGGAAGAGCTCATCGATGTTGATCATGCGCGTGCTGAGGATCTGGTCCTGCATGGCGCGGGCGTGCTGGGAGAGCTGCTCGAGCGCATCGAGCACTTCCTGGCTAGATGCGCCTTCTTCGACCATGCGGCGCACGCGCAGGTTGCTCACATTGAGCTCGCCCGCCAGGTTCATCAGGTTATCGAGTTTGTAGGTATCGATACGGACCGCCGCCAGTTTTTCATCCCCGTTGACGGCCTTGATGGCATTGGGCGTCGGGGCGGAATCCTGGAGCGGCTCCACGATGACCTTGATTGAGTCATCGAAAACGAAGCATCCTTCGCGAATCTCATCGATCTGTTTGTCGGATTCGAGTTCCACAACGTAGCGAAGGGAGAGTGCGTCGGGGTTCTTCAGCCGGTCGAGTGGCAGGACGCTGGAGGGATCGAGCTTGCACGAAACGACGGTCCCAAGTTCCGAAAGATCGTCGAAGATGTAACGGGGTTCGAAGGCCTCCGGCAGCACTTCTCCCGGATACTGAAGGGTCATCCGGTATCCGTATCGCCCGGTCTGGTCCTCGGGGAGGGGCGCCTTGCCCACCAGGTCCGAGATCACCGCGATCGATGCAAACGGCAGTTCGCCATCGCCAGAGAGGGCGGCATCTCGAATCGCGTAAAGTGCAGCGAACACCGGCTCCGCCAGGGCGGGGGTGACGATGCGCTCGGCCTCGCGAATTGGGTGGAGCGCATCTTCAAGGCTGTGGGAGAAACGCTCGAGTTCCTGACGGCCCACGACCGCGGCGTTTCCCTTGATTGAATGAATGGAACGGAACAGGGTCTTGAGCGCCGAGCCATCGAGCGGCTCGCGCTCCAGGGTGAGCAACGCACTCTCGGCGCGCTCGACCTGTTCCTCGGTTTCGCGGCGAAAGACCTCTAGTAGTTCCTTCTCCGTTGGGAGCTTCTCGTCACCCACTTCGTAGCTCCTTGACCCACACGTTTCCCGTATGACTTTCCATGATCACCTTTCGGCCGACCGTTCCGCCCAGCGCGGAGGCCTTCACCGTAATTCCCTGTTCGCGCAGCAGCTCGCGCGCGGCCGCAATGTTGCGCTCTCCGATGCGAAGGTGTGCCAGCGTCGGGCGCGGTGAGAGCTGCGCACCGCCGAAGACCTTGGCCACCAGATTTCTCTCGCGCGCGCCTGCAATGATCATTCGCGCCACCAGCGTCTCGAATGCGGGCTCTGCATAACGCAGCGGGTTGACATCCGAGCTGCCCGGCGCGCCGTCCATCAGGAAGTGATTCATTCCCCCGATGCCGGCAGCCGCGTCGTAGAGCAGGATTCCCACGCACGAGCCCAGCACGGTACTGATGTGGGTGGGCTCCTTTGCCACGTACACATCACCGGGAAGCAGAAACTTCCTGGGGAAATCCCCCGCCATCGGCGCGGGCTTTATCAGCGGCGCTGCGCTCAAAGTCCCAGATCCTCATCCAGACGGTTGGCCTTGGCCGCTTCGCGCACCGGATCGGAGACAAGGTTGTAGGAAAACACCTTGCCGTTCTCGCGCGCATAGACAGCCCCGGAGAGCAGAAGCTGCAACCCGGCGGCATCGATTTCGATGACGTTGCCCGCGTCGATCTCGATTTTCGCCTCTGCGTCGATGAGCTCCCTCAGGCTCTGGCGGAGCTGGTCGAGCTGACCGCGAACCAGACAGGCCGGCAGGGCATAGTTCTGCGCTGTTTGTTTTCTTGCCATGGTATGGGACTTTCCTCAGACCGCACGCAGCGCATCAACCGCAAGGCGTGCGCGCAAATCCGCGGCCAGAGAGCCCATCACGCCGCTGCGCTCATGCATCAGCGCCGCATAGAATGCGCGCGCCACATGGGTCGTCAGCAGCTCGAAGAGCGAGACATCGGTTTCGGTGAATGCCGGTTTCTGGGGAAGCAGGCCGTAGACCACGACCACGCCGAGCAATTCTTCCTCGATCTTGAGGGGCACGACGGCCGCCGGCGAGAGCGCGGGGTCATCCGAGACCCACAGCTTCCCGCTTCGCAACACTTCCTGAATCTTCGGATGCGTGGGCGTCGGGCGCGCCATCTGCTGCTCGCCCTGGGTGACTTCGGCAACCAGCTCGAGCGGCAGTTCCTCGGTGTCCTCATCGGCGAGGAAGAACATGCCGAACTGCTCGGAGCCCACAAGGTTCACCACAATCTCCTGAACGATCTCCATGATCTCCTCGACGTCCAGCGTGTTGGAGAGCCGCTGCGAAGCGACATAGAGGTTCACGAAACGAAAGTGCTCTTCTTCGGAAAGCGAGCAGCGGTCGCGCAGCTCGTGATTTTCCGCTTCGACGATCTGAACCCGCTGGCTCAGTTCCTCGAGTTGCGCGCGCAGCGCCCCCAGGTCTTCAACCTTGTCCATTGTGCCCTCCCCCATTTTCTCTACCGCCCTGCCGTCAATGCCTGGATCTTCGTGAGCAACTCGCCGCGCTGAATCGGCTTCGTGATGTAGTCGACGCATCCGTTGGAATAGGCGCGTTCGACGTAGTCTTCTTCGCCGCGCGTGGTGACCATGATGATGGGAATGCCGGCGGTCGCATCGTCCTCGCGCAACTTGCCCACGGCCTCGATGCCGTCCATTTCAGGCATCATCACGTCCATCAGAATGAGATCGGGACGCTCGGCGCGGGCCATATCGAGCGCTTCTCTGCCGTTGCGTGCGATCACGTATTCAAATTCTTCGCTGCCCAGCAGCATCTGCTCGAACATGATCTGGGTCTGCTGGTCGTCGACCAGTAGGACCTTGGTCCTCCGCCGCGGACCCGTATCTACGATTTGTCGTGCGTGTTCCATATGTTCCCCCTTCTTGCCTAGATCGCTGCCCGCGCCGTGGAGCGTTTTTCGAGCAGACGTGTGACGGTCGAGACGAGTTCCGCGTCGCTTGCCGATTTGGAGACCGCGGCCTCGGCGCCGATGTCCTGCATGGCGGCCGAGAGGCGCCCGGCTGCTTCGGACGAATAGACGACGATTGGAATGTCCATGCGCCGCTTGATTGCCCGGCCGACGGCACGCCCGTCGATGGTGGGCATCTGCAGATCGAGAATGATCAGGTCGGGCGGCGTGTCGGAAAAGACGTGCGTCTTCGTGTCTACCCAGGAATCGGTCGTGCTGAGCACAATCGGCAATCCGTGGAATGCCAGACGAATTCGTGCATGCACTGATGCGGCGTCATCCAATACCAAAACTCTTGCTGACTTCATTGCGTCCCCTCGCGTGCTTTCCGCCCCTCTCTTGGGCGCTTTCCCGGCTGCCGAAACTTCCCCTGCTGAAATAGCGTTCATCCCGCTTCTCCCCTTGCGCCCACACCGATGTATTTCTGAATCTTCCCGCGCAGCTCTTCGCGGTCGATTGGCTTGGTCAGGAAATCTTCGAAGCCATAGAGCTGGGCCGTCTTGGCATGAACCAGTTCATTGGCGGCAGTGACCATGATCACCGGAATGTGGCAGGTCTCAGCGGTTTGCTTGAGGCGCTCGCAGACGCGAAACCCACTGACGTTGGGCATCATCACATCGAGCAGGATCACGTCGGGTCGGAACTGCTCGGCAAGCGCGATGGCTTCCCGGCCGGTCCGCGCCACGATGAAGTCGTACTCACGCGAGCCCAGCATCATCTTCTGCGCGATGATGGAAGTTTCGGCGTCGTCGACGATCAGCACGCGCCAGCGTCCCTCTCGCACAGAGGCGACCTTCGCCATCTGCTCCCCACCTTCATCCACGATCTCGTTGCCACTCATCCGTTGCTGCTCCAGTTGCATACGACTGCGCAATGCCGGGCCAGACCCGGCAAGCCGATCGACGTATTGAAATTCAGTTCCCGCTGTCGGCGCCCTATTGAGCAAGGGGCATGCCGCGCCTGCGTGCAATGCGACAAATCTGCAGAGTATTCTTCTGGCTCATACGAGAAGATACAGGTAACTTACTGGAATAACTGGCCATTCAAGCGAAACTAGGACGTCTCCGGAATGGACAAATATGTCAGGCTGCTCTCAGAGTAGGTTTCTGGGGATACAGACAGGCCGAGCGTAATTCGATGTCACGGAGACACAATTGCCGACAAAGTTGTCCATCACGCCGTTTCTGTCACGCAATGACAAACGGAGTGAGATGCCTCGGAATGCACGAAAATAGCAGTTTCAGGCCAATTCTGAGTCGACCGGAAGCAAGACTCTACTGGCGTGGACGGGTCGAATTCGGCGTGGGTGCTGGAAATGACAAATATGTCGAATCAAGACAGTCCGGTTGGAGCCTCTACTCGGCTTCGCCGCTCAGGATACGGCTCAGGGTGCGGGCGGAGACACCAAGAATGCTGGCGGCCTCGGCCTGGTTCCCACCGGCCTTCTCAAGGGTTGCCTCAACGGCGCGGCGCTTGGCCTCGCGTTCGATGTCCTTGAGGGTACGCCCCTCGATCGGTCCGAGAAATACTCCACCCACCGGCAACGTGCAGCCACGCTCGCTCATGGAGTTGCAAAAAACGGAGTCTTCTTCGGATTCGGACCCGCTAAAGCCGGCCGGCAAGCGGATGCGGTAGTCGCCGTGCACGATGAGTGAACGCTCGACCACGTTTCGCAACTCGCGAATGTTGCCCGGCCAGTCGTAGCGCTCAAAGGCCTCGAGCACCCCGTCGTCAAAAGTGACCTGATCGGTGTGTCGCCCCAGCATTTCCTTGCAGATCTGGGTCACCAGGTCAGGAATGTCCTCCACCCGCTCTCGAAGCGCCGGCAGGCGCAGCAACAAGGTGGAAAGCCGGTAGTAGAGGTCCGGGCGGAACTCGCCGGAACTCAGGCGGGGCTCGAACTCCTTGTTCGTCGCTGAAATGACCCAGAAATCACTGTGAATGAGCTTGTTCCCGCCCACGCGGCGAAAACGGCGCTCTTCCAGGGTCCTCAGAAGCTTGGCCTGCGCGCTCAGCGGCATGTCCCCGATCTCGTCCAGGAACAGCGTCCCCCCGTTGGCCAGCTCCATCAGGCCGAGCTTCCTGGCGTGCGCCCCGGTGAAGGCGCCCTTCTCGTGGCCGAAGAGCTCGGACTCAAACATGGAGTGCTCAAAGGTTGCACAGTTGAGCGCAACGAAGGGCATGTGCGCCCTGGGGCTGCGATTGTGCAAAGTACGGGCGGCGCGTTCCTTGCCCACCCCCGTCTCGCCAACGATCAGGACCGGCGCCGGTGCCGCCAGCGCATAGCGCTCAATCAGGTCAAAAATTCCGCGGATGCGCTCAGTGCTCGCTTCAGTCAGTTCAAAGTAGGCATTCGACTTCTGCGTCGGACGTGAGAGGATTTCGTTCTGCTTGCGTAGAGTCGATGTCTCAAAAGCTTTTTCGACCTTCGTCCGGAGCATCTCATCGTCGACCGGCTCGGCGATGTAATCGACCGCCCCCAGCCGAATGCATTCAACAACGGCAGCAACATCCGCCCTGGACGCCAGCATTAGGACCTGCGGAGAGGGTGTTTCACGCACGAGTTCGCGCAGCAAATCCAGACCGCTGCCATCGGAAAGCTGCTCGTGAAGCACTGCCACGTCATATTCGGATTCGGAGAGCAGGACACGCGCCTCTGCCAGGGATGTCGCCGAAACCACGACAATTCCGGCACGCGAGAGAACCTCCCCGAAGCGAAGGGAGGAATCCGGGCGTTCATCGACGAGCAAGACCCGGCGGGTCCGGCTACCTGGTTTGTCGGTGAGCTCGGAGTCCGAGGCCCCGTCCCCGGGGTTTCCGTCTGTTCGCGAACGATGGGCAATCATCTGATGCGTTTACCTGCTGCCGGCTGCGGCGAAGTCCGCAGATCCCAACAAAGTCCCGCCGGTGCATGC is a window encoding:
- a CDS encoding chemotaxis protein CheA yields the protein MGDEKLPTEKELLEVFRRETEEQVERAESALLTLEREPLDGSALKTLFRSIHSIKGNAAVVGRQELERFSHSLEDALHPIREAERIVTPALAEPVFAALYAIRDAALSGDGELPFASIAVISDLVGKAPLPEDQTGRYGYRMTLQYPGEVLPEAFEPRYIFDDLSELGTVVSCKLDPSSVLPLDRLKNPDALSLRYVVELESDKQIDEIREGCFVFDDSIKVIVEPLQDSAPTPNAIKAVNGDEKLAAVRIDTYKLDNLMNLAGELNVSNLRVRRMVEEGASSQEVLDALEQLSQHARAMQDQILSTRMINIDELFRPFIRLVREMSAGMGKRIELSLSGSEVELDKSIVERMREPLTHIIRNAVDHGIESPADRVSAGKDVEARISIRAEQREGSIYLTIEDDGRGIDREKLRRKAIDTGLLDESIKLSNEQIDALIFESGLSTAEKITNISGRGVGMDIVRKKIEQIRGEVHIENHPGKGVTIRIRLPLTLAIIEGFMVSAGGEIFIIPIHAISECIDLTEEQRESAERTGVLNLRGEPVAFAPLRNVFHTGGAKARRQQILLVRYENHRAALVVDEVLGEGQTIIKPLGKMFERVPGISGSSILWDGKVALIIDVPALFQLLAERGYLGREDGEAGDESDTEENLTA
- a CDS encoding chemotaxis protein CheD — encoded protein: MSAAPLIKPAPMAGDFPRKFLLPGDVYVAKEPTHISTVLGSCVGILLYDAAAGIGGMNHFLMDGAPGSSDVNPLRYAEPAFETLVARMIIAGARERNLVAKVFGGAQLSPRPTLAHLRIGERNIAAARELLREQGITVKASALGGTVGRKVIMESHTGNVWVKELRSG
- a CDS encoding STAS domain-containing protein, translating into MARKQTAQNYALPACLVRGQLDQLRQSLRELIDAEAKIEIDAGNVIEIDAAGLQLLLSGAVYARENGKVFSYNLVSDPVREAAKANRLDEDLGL
- a CDS encoding GAF domain-containing protein; the encoded protein is MDKVEDLGALRAQLEELSQRVQIVEAENHELRDRCSLSEEEHFRFVNLYVASQRLSNTLDVEEIMEIVQEIVVNLVGSEQFGMFFLADEDTEELPLELVAEVTQGEQQMARPTPTHPKIQEVLRSGKLWVSDDPALSPAAVVPLKIEEELLGVVVVYGLLPQKPAFTETDVSLFELLTTHVARAFYAALMHERSGVMGSLAADLRARLAVDALRAV
- a CDS encoding response regulator, with product MEHARQIVDTGPRRRTKVLLVDDQQTQIMFEQMLLGSEEFEYVIARNGREALDMARAERPDLILMDVMMPEMDGIEAVGKLREDDATAGIPIIMVTTRGEEDYVERAYSNGCVDYITKPIQRGELLTKIQALTAGR
- a CDS encoding response regulator, which translates into the protein MHARIRLAFHGLPIVLSTTDSWVDTKTHVFSDTPPDLIILDLQMPTIDGRAVGRAIKRRMDIPIVVYSSEAAGRLSAAMQDIGAEAAVSKSASDAELVSTVTRLLEKRSTARAAI
- a CDS encoding response regulator, with amino-acid sequence MSGNEIVDEGGEQMAKVASVREGRWRVLIVDDAETSIIAQKMMLGSREYDFIVARTGREAIALAEQFRPDVILLDVMMPNVSGFRVCERLKQTAETCHIPVIMVTAANELVHAKTAQLYGFEDFLTKPIDREELRGKIQKYIGVGARGEAG
- a CDS encoding sigma-54-dependent Fis family transcriptional regulator, producing MIAHRSRTDGNPGDGASDSELTDKPGSRTRRVLLVDERPDSSLRFGEVLSRAGIVVVSATSLAEARVLLSESEYDVAVLHEQLSDGSGLDLLRELVRETPSPQVLMLASRADVAAVVECIRLGAVDYIAEPVDDEMLRTKVEKAFETSTLRKQNEILSRPTQKSNAYFELTEASTERIRGIFDLIERYALAAPAPVLIVGETGVGKERAARTLHNRSPRAHMPFVALNCATFEHSMFESELFGHEKGAFTGAHARKLGLMELANGGTLFLDEIGDMPLSAQAKLLRTLEERRFRRVGGNKLIHSDFWVISATNKEFEPRLSSGEFRPDLYYRLSTLLLRLPALRERVEDIPDLVTQICKEMLGRHTDQVTFDDGVLEAFERYDWPGNIRELRNVVERSLIVHGDYRIRLPAGFSGSESEEDSVFCNSMSERGCTLPVGGVFLGPIEGRTLKDIEREAKRRAVEATLEKAGGNQAEAASILGVSARTLSRILSGEAE